The sequence AGCGTTCAGCATCGATAACTTGTTTGATTTGAAGCATGTCACGTTGAACCATGCCATTAACCAATCATTGAAAGCGCATGCGAGTATGCATATCGATGTCGATTATGTCGTCCAAGAGGGCGAAGTGGTGATCGTCGATTCATTCACTGGGCGTTTAATGAAAGGTCGTCGTTACAGCGACGGTTTGCACCAGGCTATCGAAGCGAAAGAAGGCCTGGAAGTTCAGAATGAAACGATGACACTTGCAACAATCACTTTCCAGAACTTCTTCCGGATGTATGACAAGTTATCCGGTATGACGGGTACGGCGAAGACGGAAGAGGAAGAGTTCCGCAATATTTACAATATGAATGTCATCGCTATTCCGACGAACCGTCCAATTGCTCGTGACGACCGTCCGGATTTGATTTATTCATCAATGGAAGGTAAATATAAAGCGGTTGCTGAAGATATCAGAGAACGTCATAAGAAGGGGCAGCCCGTGCTTGTTGGTACGGTTGCAATCGAGACGTCAGAAATTATTTCGAATTTCTTGAAGAAATACGGCATTCCGCATGATGTATTGAACGCGAAAAATCATGGTCGTGAAGCGGAAATTATATTAGGTGCTGGACAAAAAGGTGCCGTGACGATCGCTACGAACATGGCAGGTCGTGGTACGGACATCAAGCTTGGTGAAGGTGTACAAGATGTCGGCGGACTCGCGGTCATCGGTACGGAACGTCATGAATCACGCCGGATAGATAATCAGTTGCGTGGACGTTCAGGTCGTCAAGGAGACGATGGCGTGACGCAGTTCTACTTGTCTCTTGAAGATGAGTTGATGCGCCGTTTTGGTTCTGAGCAGATGAAGGGCATGATGACGAAACTTGGCATGGATGATACGACACCGATCCAGTCAAAAATGGTCTCGCGTTCTGTTGAATCGGCACAGAAACGTGTCGAAGGGAATAACTTCGACTCGCGTAAACGTTTGCTTCAATATGACGATGTGTTACGTCAACAGCGCGAAATTATTTATAAAGAACGTAATGAAATATTGGGCTCTGAAAATATCCGTGAAGTGCTAGAAGGCATGTTGACAAATGTCATTGCACGCGTTGTAGCAACGCATGCGCCTGATGAGACGGATAAGGAATGGAAATTGAAGGGGCTTGAAGACTTCCTTGGCGCGAACCTTTTACCTGAAGGTGTCATTACGGTTGCCGAGATGGAAGGTAAATCGGAAGAGGAATTAAATAAATTGATTCACGAAGCGGTCATTGCACGATATAATGAGAAGGAAGCTGAAATGTCCGATGAGCGGATGCGTGAATTCGAGAAAGTCGTTCTGCTCCGTGCCATCGATTCGAAGTGGACCGATCATATCGATGCGATGGATCAATTGCGTCACGGAATACATTTGCGTGCTTACGGTCAGACTGACCCATTACGGGCCTATCAGTCTGAAGGCTTTGCGATGTTCGAAGAAATGGTGACGTCGATTGAAAATGACGCGTCGAAATATGTCATGAAAGCTGAAATCCGCAACAACCTCGAGCGTGAGGAAGTCGCGAAAGGGCAAGCCGTTAACCCGAAAGAAGACGGTGAAAAAGTGACGAAAAAGCCGGTGCGCCGTGCAGTTAATATTGGACGTAACGATCCGTGTCCATGCGGCAGCGGTAAGAAATATAAGAATTGTCACGGCAAAGATTGACGGCCGTGTTAAGATAACATGTACTAAACTTTCCGTCAGTGGTCGCCTATATTCGATGCTCCCAACGCTTCGCTTGTAGGCGCAAAAGCCATTCGTCGTAACGGTTTTAGCTGATGGAATTTCACTTTATTCTCAGGAGGAAACAACTATGATGGAATTATCCGATGTGCGTAACGAGCTCGACAAAACAGCTAAGAAATTAGCGGACTTTAGGGGGTCTCTTTGACTTAGAAAACAAAGAGGCACGAATCCAAGAGTTAGACGAAGTAATGCTGGAACCGGGATTCTGGGATAGCCAGGAATCTGCCCAAAAAGTCATTTCTGAATCAAATGCATTAAAAGATACGGTCGGCGAATATAACGAGCTGAATGATGCACAGGAAAACCTGGAGATGACGTTGGAGCTTCTTCGCGAGGAGAATGACGAAGAGTTACAACAAGATCTTTTTGCAGAGTTGAAGGAATTCAAGAAGAAGATGGAAGACTTCGATTTGCAAATGCTATTGAGCGACGAATATGACCGCAACAATGCTGTGCTTGAAATTCATTCAGGTGCTGGTGGTACGGAATCACAGGACTGGGCATCTATGCTGTTGCGGATGTATACACGCTGGTCTGAACACCAAGGCTTCAAAGTGGAAACACTTGACTATCAGGCAGGGGACGAAGCTGGCGTGAAATCCGTTACGCTTTCGATTAAAGGCCATAATGCATACGGTTATTTGAAAGCGGAAAAAGGCGTACATCGTCTCGTTCGTATTTCTCCGTTTGATTCATCGGGCAGACGCCATACGTCATTCTCATCCATTGAAGTAATGCCGGAATTTGACGGCGATGTCGATATCGATTTGAAGATGGAAGATGTCAAAATCGATACGTACCGTTCAAGCGGTGCGGGTGGACAGCACGTCAATACGACGGATTCAGCGGTTCGTATGACGCATATTCCGACCGGCGCGATTGTTACGTGTCAGACGGAACGTTCACAGATTAAAAACCGTGAGCGGGCCATCAATTTATTGAAAGCGAAAATTTATCAAATCCGCGTCGAAGAAGAGGAAGCACGTCTTCTCGAAATCCGTGGAGATCAGAAAGAAATCGGTTGGGGAAGCCAGATCCGTTCGTACGTGTTCCACCCTTATTCCATGGTAAAAGATCACCGGACGAATGAGGAAACAGGAAACGTCGGTGCAGTTATGGACGGCGAAATCGATCAATTCATCAATGCCTTTTTACGATCACGTATTGATTGATAAAAAAAGCGCACTTCGGTGTGCTTTTTTTCTTTTGGATGTTTCAAAAAAATATATATGTGTATAGTAAGGTGTAAAGGTTTATCGGATAGAGGTTTGCTTAAGTAGGGATTTTTTTATCGAATTGTCATCAATTTGATAAAATTGGTTACCTTCTTCAGCAGTGTACCTTTCCTTTCCTTTGGTATACTAAGGGATGTAGCACATTACTTAATGACAGGAGGAAACGAACATGAAAAGCAAATTATTAGCAGTTGTCTTCGGTGCGACACTTGTACTTGGTGCATGTGGCGGCGGTGGCGACAAAACAACTGATTCCGGTGCAGGGGATTCAGCAAACGGCATTGATGCAGACAAAGTCTACCAGGCTAACTGTGCAACTTGTCACGGTGGTAACCTTGAAGGACGTGGAAATGCTCCAGCACTAGCTAACATCGGAGCTGAACTTTCTGAATCTGAAATCCACACAATCATCGAAGAAGGTCTACCAGGCGGAATGCCAGGAAATCTTATCCAAGGTGACGATCTAGATGCAGTAGCGAAATGGTTGTCTGAAAAGAAATAATTCGATTGACTGAATAACGCAATAGGCGCTAGATGCCTGTTGCGTTTTTTTATGTTTGTTGGACGATTTGTGTTTTGTTGTGAGGGTTCTACGTTTCGATGCGCTCGCTCTACGTTTCGATACGGCGCGTCTACGTTGTGTTGCACGTTCTACGTTTCGTTGCGAAGCCCCTATGTTTCGTTACGCTCGCTCTACGTTTCGATACGGGTCGTCTACGTTGTGTTGCGCGTTCTACGTTTCGTTGCGAAGCCCCTATGTTTCGATACGCTCGCTCTACGTTTCGATACGGGGCGTTTACGTTGTGTTGCGCGTTCTACGTTTCGTTGCGAAGCCCCTATGTTTCGATACGCTCATCCTACGTTTCGATACGGAGCGTCTACGTTGTGTTGCGCGTTCTACGTTTCGTTGCGAAGCCCCTACGTTTCGTTACGCCCGTCTTACGTTTCGATACGGTGCGTCTACGTTGTGTTGCCCGCTCTACGTTTCTTTGCGAAGCCTCTACGTTTCGTTACGCCCGTCTTACGTTTCGATACGGTGCGTTTACGTTGTGTTGCGACTTCTACGTTTCGTTGCGAAGCCTCTACGTTTCGTTACGAACCCTCTATGTTTCGTTACGCCCGTCCTACGTTTCGATACGGTGCGTTTACGTTGTGTTGCGACTTCTACGTTTCGTTGCGAAGCCTCTACGTTTCGTTACGAACCCTCTATGTTTCGTTACGCCCGTCCTACGTTTCGATACGGGGCGTTTACGTTGTGTTGCGCGTTCTACGTTTCGTTGCGAAGCCCCTATGTTTCGATACGCTCATCCTACGTTTCGATACGGAGCGTCTACGTTGTGTTGCGCGTTCTACGTTTCGTTGCGAAGCCCCTACGTTTCGTTACGCCCGTCTTACGTTTCGATACGGTGCGTCTACGTTGTGTTGCCCGCTCTACGTTTCTTTGCGAAGCCTCTACGTTTCGTTACGCCCGTCTTACGTTTCGATACGGTGCGTCTACGTTGTGTTGCCCGCTCTACGTTTCTTTGCGAAGCCTCTACGTTTCGTTACGCCCGTCTTACGTTTCGATACGGTGCGTTTACGTTGTGTTGCGACTTCTATGTTTCGTTGCGAAGCCTCTACGTTTCGTTACGAACCCTCTATGTTTCGTTACGCCCGTCCTACGTTTCGATCCGGTGCGTTTACGTTGTGTTGCGACTTCTACGTTTCGTTGCGAAGCCCCTACGTTTCGTTGCGAAGCCTCTACCTTTCGATACGCTCGCTCTACGTTGAGTTGCGCGTTCTTCTTTCCAATTTCCCCCTTGGATTTGATTACCAATTGCTATATTGCAAAAACATTACACATCACCCTTCCGATTTTAATCCAACTCACATATCACAATTGCACTAATGTCGAATACCATCGACTTATGTCGAAAAAACCGATAAATGTTATTCGAAAATAGCCCATCAAACCATTTGATACATAACTGTAATACTTAGCGGCTCATGTCGTGTTATAATGGGTCTGTCGGTGAAAAAAATAAGGAATACAATAATATTCAGGTGGTTTTTAAATGATTGTGATGAAAGATGTTTACAAGAAATACCCGAATGGGGTTGTTGCTGCAAACGGCATCAATGTCAAAATCGGCCGGGGCGAATTCGTGTATGTCGTTGGACCGAGCGGTGCGGGAAAGTCTACATTTATTAAAATGATGTACCGAGAAGAAACCCCGACAAGCGGCTCGATCATGATTAACAGCATTAATCTTGCGACGTTAAGAAGTAAGAGAGTTCCGTACTTGAGAAGGCAGATTGGTGTCGTCTTCCAGGATTTTAAACTATTACCGAAATTGAATGTTTACGAGAACGTCGCATTTGCGCTTGAAGTTATCGAAGAAACACCTAAGCAAATCCGCAAGAAAGTGAACGAAGTGCTTGCGCTTGTCGGATTGACACAAAAGGCTAGAATGTTCCCGAATGAATTATCAGGTGGCGAACAGCAACGTGTATCCATCGCGCGCTCAATCGTCAATTCGCCTAAGGTCGTCATCGCGGATGAACCTACTGGGAACTTGGATCCCGATACATCTTGGGATATTATGAATATTTTTGAACAGATCAATTCGCGCGGCACGACAATTGTCATGGCGACGCATAATAAGGAAATCGTCAATACAATCAGGCACCGTGTCATCGTTGTCGATGGCGGGATGATTACGAGAGACGAATACGAAGGGGTATACGGCTATGAAAGCTAGGACGTTGGGGCGGCACTTCAGAGAGAGCCTTAAGAGTCTCGGCCGAAACAGCTGGATGACGTTCGCCTCGGTCAGTGCTGTAACGGTTACATTATTACTCGTTGGTGTGTTCATCGTCATCATGATGAACTTGAACCAATTGGCTGACAATATTGAGAACGATGTTGAAATCAAAGTCATAACGGATCCTGCGGCGGATATTGAACAAGTGAAGCAGTTAGAAAATGAAGTGCGTGAAACCCCTGGTGTCGCGACAGTCATTTATTCATCACGTGATGCAGAATTGGACAAGATGATCAGTTCTTTCGGTGATGAATTGAACCTTTATAAGCAGAGCAATCCTTTAGGGGACGCGCTATATGTGAAAGCGGTTAACCCACATGAAACCGCCGAAGTGGCAGAAGAAATAAGTACATACGATAACATTTACCAAGTCGTTTACGGCGAAGGTAAAATTGAAAAACTGTTCAATGTGCTAACAATGAGCCGTAATATCGGATTGGCACTTATTTTGGCATTATTGTTCACAGCCATGTTCCTAATCTCTAATACGATCCGTCTGACAATCGTTGCGAGGGGCCGTGAAATCGAAATTATGAAACTTGTTGGTGCGACGAATAGCTTTGTTAGGATCCCGTTTGTACTTGAAGGGATCTGGCTTGGCGTGCTCGGTTCGCTAATTCCAATGGGTGTCATATCGTTCGCTTATTACGAACTGTATTCCCAATGGGAACCGAAATTGCAAAATGAATTATTCCAGTTGTTGAATGCTACACCTTTCATATTCCAAGTAAATGCCCTTCTTCTTTTCATGGGGGTGTTCATCGGTGTATGGGGCAGCTTCATGTCTGTACGGAAATTTCTTAGAGTCTGATCCGTTGCCTGAGAACGAAAAGGGGTGCTGTAGCCCCGTATCTGGCAATTTATTGATGAACCAGCCTGCGGCACTAGCATAAAGGGGGAAACAAGAAATTGAAGAAACGCAGATTAATCATGGCGAGTTTCGTCATCGTCCTGTTGTTATCTTCCGTAGTCGGTACTACGGGGGCATTGGCGAGCACGTTAAATGATCTGAAGAAAGAGCAGAAACAGAATGCTGATAAAAAGAGTAATTTGAAAACGTCTATTAAAAATAAAGACAACGCCATCAAGACGACTGAAACGGAAATTCAAAAGTTCCTTAATCAGATATCGAAGCTGAATAAAGAAATCGAAGAAACAAATGCCAATATGAACCGTGTTATCGATAAAATCAACAAAACGAATGATGAAATCGCTGAACTGCGTGAGTCCATCGAAATTTTGGAAAAGAAGATTGAAGAACGGGATGTCGTGCTTCGTGAACGTGTACGGGCAATGCAAGTAAAAGGCGGCCAAGTAAGTTACATTGACGTGCTCCTTGGCGCGAACAGTTTTGCGGATTTCATTGACCGTTTCTCAGCTGTGTCAACATTAATGGATGCAGACCGTGATATTATGCGTAAGCAGAAAGAAGATATCGAACAGCTTGAAACGGAGAAGGCGCTCGTCGAAAAGAAATTGGAAGAGTTGGAAGCTTCAAAAGCACAGCTTGAAAAATTAAAAGCGAATCTTGAATCGAAAAAAGTCGAGAAAGCTAAAGTCATCGACCAATTGGAAGCAGAACAGGATCGTCTGTCTAAAGAAAAGAGTCAATTGGAAGAAGACTTCCATGAAACGGTTGAAATCGAAGCTTCACTTGAAAAGAAAGTTATCGCTGAACAGAAACGAATTGCTGAAATTGCACGTAAAGAAGCCGAACGCAAAGAAGCTGAACGCAAGCGGAAAGCAAAAGAAGCAGCGGATCGTGCAGCTGCATCGAATCGACCAAGTGCTCTACCGGCAGTCTCGAATGGTTTCTGGACAAAGCCTGCAAGTGGACGCTATTCATCTTCGTTCGGTTGGCGAATGCATCCAATCTATAAAACCCCACGTCAACACCGTGGGGCGGATATCGCGGCTCCAATTGGAACGACAGTTGTTGCTGCGGGTGATGGCGTAGTTAACTATGCAGGAACAATGGGCGGCTACGGCAATGTTATTATGATCAGTCATTATAATAATGGTCAGACGTTCACAACTGTTTATGCGCATCTTTCTTCTATCAATGTTAGCGTTGGACAAGTTGTGGACAAAGGCAGTCGGATAGGGGCTACAGGTAATACAGGAGCATCTACCGGTCCGCATTTGCATTTTGAAATGCATATTGGCAACTGGACAGATTCCGGTCCAAGTGCGGTCAACCCTTTACGTTATGTTTCATTCTAATTAATCCAAGAAATCCGTCCTTTTATAGGGCGGATTTTTTTACAGCTTAATAGATTAGAAACGTATAAATATGTCATACATTTGAATGACTATTGAAAATTCCTGCCTACATGCGTGCATTTTTCTAGCAATTAAAGCGTTTATCCTATACCATAGCCCGTATATGGAAGTAAGGAGTTTGAGTGCAATGCCAGTAACAAATTATTATCATATCGCGAGTGTTACGATTCCGTCGACGTGGATTGCGCTCATTGTTGCGTGTGTTGCGGCATATATTGGCATTCGGATGAAATTCGGCAAAAGTCATGCGGAGCGATTTGGTGACGCCGTGTTTTATGTCATTATTATCTGGAAATTATCTGTCATCATTACCCAATTTGACACTGTTATCCATGCACCAATTTCCATTGTTTATTTTAATGGAGGGTTCGTTGGTTTCTGTCTCGGATTAGCTTTTGTTGCGTTTCGAACAGTGATGGATGTGCGTAAGGAAAAATTGGATGGGAAAGGACTCGTTGTTTTATTCACAGGAGCGGTTGTTGCATTGGCATTATTTCAAGTCATGATGGCTGTGTTAAATAATGGCGGTTCTTTCGTGAAAATCATTACTATCGTTGTCTTTCTCGCAGTCGCTATTGTTGTTTGGATCAGTGCAATGAAAGACGGTGAACAGTTCGTCCAGTTATCATGGTTAGTCATGGCGGCTCATACATTTGTCGCGGCTGTGCAACCGAAAGGTGTCTTCCAACCCGCACATATTGTAACGCTAGCAATCGGCTTGTTCTTCATCGTCTTGTTTACGAGAAAATCCAAATTTGTTTTAGAAAAACGGGGGAATTACAGTGAATAAAAAAGTGATTGGCTATATTATAGCTGCACTCGTTATCGGTTCGATGATCGCCATCATGGTGAATAATAATTTGAATAAGCCTGAACCCATCGATACAACAGGCATAATTGTCGGTACAGGTGGAGAAGCGTCTGCGGATGAAGAGTTAGAAGTTGGTCTTCTCCAAGGCAATCTGCCGCCTGATTTCGAACTGAACACGCTCGCTGGTGAGACTGTGAGACTGTCCGATTTAAAAGGAAAGAAAGTCGTGCTGAATTTCTGGGCGACATGGTGTCCTCCTTGTAAGGCGGAAATGCCACATATGGAGAAATATTATTCAAAAAATGCTGAGAAAGACAATGTGGAAATTCTATCTGTCAATTTGACAACTGGCGAAAACCGCGGTGTGAAAGCTGTTCAGGAATTTATTGATGCGTACGAACTTACTTTTACGATTCCACTGGATGAACAGGGAATCGTTGGAGATACCTATCAGGTGTACTCAATTCCGACAACATTTATGTTGAATACCGACGGCACGATTTCACAAAAAATCGTTGGGCCGATGGATGAATCGATTATGGAACAATTGGTCGAAGATTTATATTAATAATTGCCGGATTTCTGTTGTCGTAACAGACTGTCCCTCTTCATATAGTAAATGGAGGAGGGAAGTTATCGATGCGCAGAAGCCGGTTTTTTGTATTCGCCATTTTAGCTATTATGGCGACAGGCGTATTTCTGATTTTGGATGGATGTTCTTCAGGTGATGGAAAAAGTGCAGGAAAAGTGATGTCGGAGACTTTCCCGGTCATCGATGAGGCGTATAGCATCATCAAGGAAAAGGCGGTGTACCCAATCGATGGGGACAGGCTCGTAGAAGGTGCGCTACGCGGTATGGCTGATGTAATTGGAGATCCGTATTCAACGTATCTGTCAGAAGAGGAAGCAGTGTCGCATCGGGAGTCACTCGCTGGTGAACGGGTTGGTATTGGAGCGGAAATTACACGCTCAAGTGGCCGCTACATTATTGTCTCGCCGATTAAAGGCTCGCCGGCTGAGAAAGCGGGTTTGCAGCCATATGACGAAATCGTTCGCATTAACGGAGAAGCGCTTGGCGGATTGACGTTACAGGACGTCGTCAAGAAAATCCGTGGGAAGGAAGGTAGCGCGCTGTCCATGACCATCTACCGACCTGATCTGAATAAACACCTGGAATTGAAAGTGCTACGGGAAGTCATCCCTGTGAAGACTGTGTCTGCTGAACTGATGGAAGTAAGGGGCGAAAAATTTGGTTACATAGCTCTGACGATGTTTGGCGATGAAACGGCAGAAGAGTGGAAAAAGGCAACAGATAAAATGATTGCTGAAGGTGCAAGGGCATTGGTTATCGATGTGAGAGGAAATCCTGGCGGCTATTTGCGTGCGGTCGGAGAAGTGGCTGGGAGTTTATTGCAAGATGACACGGTTTTCGCGTATATGCAAAATGCGAAAGGTGAATTGACACCACTTGTCGTGGAGCCTTCGGAGAAATTTAAGTTTGATGAAAAACTGAAAAAAATGCCTGTCGTGTTATTGCAAGACAAAGGCAGTGCATCTGCTAGTGAAGTACTCAGCGGTGCGATTAAAGATTTACGACGCGGCTTTATTATTGGGCAGAAAAGCTTCGGTAAAGGGACTGTCCAAGATACGACAGAATTGTCCAATGGTGGAGAAATGAAGTTGTCTACTCATAAATGGCTGACGCCGAAAGAGACGTGGATTCACGGTAAGGGAGTGGATGCGGATCTGGTTAGCGAGCAGGCGAAGCTGTTCACGGAACATATCCGGTTTACAACAGATGTCTATAAAGCAGGGGATTATCATGATGATATCGCCTATGCGCAACGTCTGCTTGCGGGGCTTGGGTATTCAGTCCAACGGGATGACGGCTATTTCGACGAATCGACAGCTCTTGCTGTCCATGACTTCCGCGTTGCGAACAAAGTGGAGATAGACAGTATTATGGACCGGAAGTTCTTCACGAAATTGCGCGAGAAGGTAGATGCGTATAGGAAAGATCAGGCGAATGATAAGCAGCTGCAGGTTGCGGTTGGGTATGTGCATCATTTGTTGACGGAGTGAGTATGGGTGCGGTTATGGACTTTTGTAGTGAGCTTTGGACTTTTGCGAATGGATTTGGAGTTTTACATTGAGTTTTGGAGTTCTTCGGACAGTTTTGGAGTTATGTGAGACGTTATGGACATTTGATAGATTTTTAGATCTCCTGCGCGAGCGGGGGATTTTTTTAGTGGGCAAATAGTAGAGTGTATGAAAAAATTACGCGCTGTCTCACACGCAAGCCCATTCTTTTGATACAATGAAGAGTAAATAAGCTTTCGGGATGGGATGGTGCCGGGTGATGAGTGAACAAGTACTGATGGATCTAGTAAAAGCGGTTGCTTTATTTTTCTTGAATCCAGTCTGGTTAGTTGCGGTAGTCGCCGCGGTCGGACTTGGGTATTTCCGTGTAAAGCGAGAGCGGCGAAGCTTTCATGTTCGTCTGCATCCCGGTTTAACGGAGATGAAAAGAGTGCTGGCTGAATCGTGGTTACCTGCACTCGTGTTATCTGTACTGATTTCCGGAGTTGGCCTCACTGTCGATGCAAGTTGGTTAGTACTTGTATCAGCATTGGCAATTGTTTCGATGATGACATTTTATTATCAATCCGCCTCACCGATTTATTTCGCGGCACTTGCTTTCTTCGGACTGTACGCAATGCAACAGTTTGCGGGTGATTTCAATTTCCGTGGCTGGTCGCCGGCTGATGTCGATCTGTTTGGAGAAATAGCGTTGACGGTTCCGGTTATAGCAGGCTTGCTGCTAATTGCAGAAGGATATCTTGTCCGTAAGAAGGCGGCGGCTTATGCATCGCCGTTTCTGACGAAAACGAATCGTGGATTACGGGCAGCTACGTTTCTGTCAAAACGCCTTTGGTTATTGCCAGTTGTTTTCTTAGTGCCGGGTGATTTCATGACAGCGTTCGCCCCGTACTGGCCGCAATTTACGCTAGGTGCAACGGCGTTTAGTTTTGTGCCTGTTCCGCTTATTATTGGCTTTTCACAAGTTGCACGGTCAAGTTATCCCGAATTGTTATTTCCGAAAATGGGACAGGCAATCGGTTCGCTTGGTATAATCGTTGTCGTTTTCGGAGCGTTTGCATGGTGGATGCCGATTGTCGGCTGGGTAGCACTTGTTATCGGCGTTATTGGCAGAATGATGGTGACGATTATCGTCGCGGTTAAAGAACGAAAAGGTGGTTTCATCGCAGCTCCTCAATCGGCAGGCGTCGTTATCGCGGGGATCTTGCCTGAGTCGCCAGGGGCAAAACTTGGTCTCGTACCCGGCGAGTGCATTCGAAGTGTGAACGGAATCCAAGTGTCAAATGAAAAAGAATTGTATGATGCTATTCAAGTAAACGCGGCACATTGTCGTCTGCAAGTAATCGGACGTGACGGAGAAGTCCGGCTCATGCAGCAAGTGTTATTCCGTCATGACCACCACCGGTTAGGATTGCTTGTCGTCCGTTAAGCCATAAAAGGAGTTAAGCAAAATGGATCTCGCTACATTGGAAACAAAATTACTGCTAGCACTCATTCTTCCTGGGTTACTCGTCGTCTTTTTCACGCGCGTGACATTCCACCATATTGTCGGACTCGTTTTGACAATTGCGCTCATTGCCGCTTCGATTTATGCAGGCTATACACATACATGGATATTGTATGTGGCGGATGCGTTGTCACTCACTGTAGGCTTTTGGTACGCGACGCGTATGGTGAAGAGGGCGAGAGAGCATGAACATGAACATGAGGAAGTTGAATAAATGAACGATATGCCGCTCCGTTTAGGGGGCGGTTTTTTTGATGGGTGCGGGTGGCTCGTAGTTGCGTAGCATCCGGATTGTATGACGCGATTAACACAAAAGAAAAACCGCCTGAGAGACGGTTTCCATTTACATGAATA is a genomic window of Sporosarcina oncorhynchi containing:
- a CDS encoding PDZ domain-containing protein: MSEQVLMDLVKAVALFFLNPVWLVAVVAAVGLGYFRVKRERRSFHVRLHPGLTEMKRVLAESWLPALVLSVLISGVGLTVDASWLVLVSALAIVSMMTFYYQSASPIYFAALAFFGLYAMQQFAGDFNFRGWSPADVDLFGEIALTVPVIAGLLLIAEGYLVRKKAAAYASPFLTKTNRGLRAATFLSKRLWLLPVVFLVPGDFMTAFAPYWPQFTLGATAFSFVPVPLIIGFSQVARSSYPELLFPKMGQAIGSLGIIVVVFGAFAWWMPIVGWVALVIGVIGRMMVTIIVAVKERKGGFIAAPQSAGVVIAGILPESPGAKLGLVPGECIRSVNGIQVSNEKELYDAIQVNAAHCRLQVIGRDGEVRLMQQVLFRHDHHRLGLLVVR
- a CDS encoding S41 family peptidase — encoded protein: MRRSRFFVFAILAIMATGVFLILDGCSSGDGKSAGKVMSETFPVIDEAYSIIKEKAVYPIDGDRLVEGALRGMADVIGDPYSTYLSEEEAVSHRESLAGERVGIGAEITRSSGRYIIVSPIKGSPAEKAGLQPYDEIVRINGEALGGLTLQDVVKKIRGKEGSALSMTIYRPDLNKHLELKVLREVIPVKTVSAELMEVRGEKFGYIALTMFGDETAEEWKKATDKMIAEGARALVIDVRGNPGGYLRAVGEVAGSLLQDDTVFAYMQNAKGELTPLVVEPSEKFKFDEKLKKMPVVLLQDKGSASASEVLSGAIKDLRRGFIIGQKSFGKGTVQDTTELSNGGEMKLSTHKWLTPKETWIHGKGVDADLVSEQAKLFTEHIRFTTDVYKAGDYHDDIAYAQRLLAGLGYSVQRDDGYFDESTALAVHDFRVANKVEIDSIMDRKFFTKLREKVDAYRKDQANDKQLQVAVGYVHHLLTE
- a CDS encoding DUF2198 family protein codes for the protein MDLATLETKLLLALILPGLLVVFFTRVTFHHIVGLVLTIALIAASIYAGYTHTWILYVADALSLTVGFWYATRMVKRAREHEHEHEEVE